In Treponema sp. J25, the genomic stretch TTTGTCGGCATCATTCAGCAGCCCCACGCTTTTAAGCAGCTCGTCGGCATCCAGGCTTCTTTTGTAAAGGGAGGCGAAAAAGCGCAGGTTCTCCCTTGCCGTCAGCTTCTCATACAGACTCGGAAACTCAAAATCAACGCCGATGCTTTCATAAAACCTTCCGTCGCGGTTTTTCACCTCGACGCCATTCACTATTACGCTCCCCCTGTAATCCGTCAGAAGCCCGGTAAGTATCTTCTGCAGCGTGCTCTTGCCCGCGCCTGAAGGCCCCAGAAAGCCGAATATCTCGCCGTCCCCGACTTCAAAGCTCATATTTTCGATAAAAGGCCGGTTAGTATAGCTGAATTTCAAATTTTTAACGCTTATCATTCTGCGCCCTCCTCAAACATCTGCATTACAACGCCGCGGATCATCAGCCTCAGCGCGTCTTCAAACACTTCCTCCCCGATTTCATGCTTGTGCAGCATGGACAGGAAGATCGCCCTCATAGCGGCGCTGTACTTTTTTATGCTGTCGCCTTTTATGCCGGGAGCCATGGCAATGAGCTGTTCCATGCTGAAATCGTCCTTCTCCGCGTGCGCGCGGGCCACCTCCGGCGGGAGCCTGCGCATGAGCAGCTCCAGGTCGCCGCCTGTGATAAACTTATACAAAAATGACGCTTCGATCTTTTTGTATAAACCAAGCACCAATTCGGTCACCTGATCCGCCGCTACCGGCTCGTCGAGAGCCTCAAGCCGACGTCTCAGATCGGCGTGCAGTTCATCGTGAACCGAGCACAGGACGTCGTAAAACAATAGCTCTTTCGAGTCGTAAAAAAGATAGAACGTCCCTTTGGGTATATTTGCACGCTTTACAAGCTCATCCACCGACGTTTTCCGTATCCCGTATAGCCTCAGGCAGTCCTGAGCCTCTTCCATCAGTCTCTTTTTGATATATTCCCGTTCCTTGTCTGTAAATGTCTTTGGCATGTCATCTCATCCAATCGGTTTGACTATATTTATAATTATAGTCAAAATAAATGTTTTGTCAAGAGGGGATTTTATTTTATATTTTTATAACGTTTACGCTGTAAATATTTTGCTTGCGTTTTTCCTGCTTAAATTGCAGACCTTTGAAGCCCAATATTTTTAATGCCCCCAAACTTTCCGCGATTCCTTTTCTCACGATAGGCGCGAAAGCGCTGCAGGGAAGCGTACGTCTTTACACGATATCGGTTCAAAAAAGGCAAAAGCCGCCCGTCAAGGAGGCTCGACTATGCTTCTTTAACGTGAAAAAGCCCAGTGTTACTGGACTTTTTCACGCTCAATACTGACGAAATAATTCTCTTCCTTTATCTTGCAGTTAATTTCGTAATATCTGCAGATTTTTAACACGCATTGTGGTAACATTTAGCCTATTCCATTTATGCAGCTGCTTAAGTTATACATATGATTCACCGGCCCCGGACCTTTTCCCAAATCGAGCATAGCCTTGAGCGCGCCGGTCAAATAATCCTTGGCGTTTCGAACACTCTCGTCCAGCGTTTTCCCGTCGGCAAGATTGCATGCAATCGCGGAGGATAGCGTACACCCGGTACCATGCGTATTCGGATTGTTCACACGTTCGGACCTATACCAATGGATATTTCCGTTTTCATATAGCAAGTCGTGCGCATCATTGACTCGGTGTCCGCCCTTAACGAGAATCGCGCCGCCGAATCGTTCGGCTAACAATTCTGCGGCCTGAATCATGTCGTCTTCATCCTTCACTTTGAGTCCGCAGAGGACCTCTGCTTCCGGAATATTCGGCGTTATGACCGTGGCAATCGGCAGGAGTTTTGCAACAAGCGAATCTATTGCCGCATCAGATATCAGCTTGCCGCCGCTGGTGGAAACCATAACCGGATCGACAACAATGTTTTTAGCGCCATATTGCCGCAGCTTTTCAGCGATAACATCGATGATATCGCTGCCGGACGCCATCCCGATTTTCACTGCGTCGGGGTAAATATCGGTAAAAATACAATCGAGCTGCTTGCCGATAAATTCCGGCGGTGCTTCTATTATCCCGTATACGCCAGTGGTATTTTGAGCCGTCAGCGCCGTGATCGCGCTCATTGCGTACATTTTATGCGCCGTGATGGTCTTGATGTCGGCCTGAATCCCGGCTCCTCCGCTGGAATCGGAGCCTGCTATCGTTAAAACCTTCCTCATTCAGAATACCTTCCATTTCTTCAAAGGATCGAATATACAAATCCGCCAACCCGCGAATTTCATCGATATTGGGTTCAGACCGGTCAAAAACGCCGACGACATGGTAGCCCGCGCTTTTGGCAGTTCTGACGGCGTAAAGCGCGTCTTCAAACACCCATGTGCTGTTTTTCGGCGTCTGCAAAGATCGGTGAGCGGCATGGAAAATATCCGGCCTATCCTTTCCGTGTCCGACGGAGCCGCAGGTGAAGATCTCTCCAAAATACGAAAGCAGGCCGGTGCGCGAAAGCGCCGCTTCCGCAAGATGGCGATCGGTAGCCGTGGCAATACACATTTTGACCCGCCGATTTTTCAACTCGGCAAGGAATTCCGTGACGCCTGTTTTCGGCAGCACCTCGGCCGTGTAATAATGCCGTATCATACCGTTCACGCCGGACATGATCGCATCCGCGCTGTCGGTCAGCCCGTATTCTGTTTGATAATAACGCGCGGCCTGGTAAAGGCTCATGCTTTTGAATATTTCATTCAGGTTCTCATGCGGCTCAATTCCGCGGCTGCGAAGGTATTCCTCGCCGATCGTATCCCAAATGAACATTGAATCCAGCAAGGTGCCGTCCAAATCAAAGATCGCCCCGTCAATTTTCATGTGCGCATCACTTCTTTCGATAAGGCCCGGAGGTTCCGGCACTCCCGTTCAATATCTTCACTTCCGAATATGGCCGAAACCAGCGCGATTCCGTCCACGCCCGTGCCGGAAAGCTGTGAAATATTATGCCTGTTTATGCCTCCTATGGCTACCACCGGAATGGATACGGCCCCGCAGATCGCTTTGAGCATATCACGCGGAACCGCATCGGCATCCGGTTTGGTCGATGTGGTGAATACCGCGCCAACGCCGAGATAATCCGCCCCGTTTTTTTCAGCAAGCACCGCCTGCTCCACTGTCTGCACAGAAACGCCGAGGATCATGTTTTCTCCCGCGTATTCCCGAACATCCTCCGCCTGCATGTCGTGCTGACCGACGTGGATACCGTCGGCGCCACACTCTATGGCAACCTTGACATTGTCATTGACGATAAACGGAACATGGTATTTCCTGCAAAGCTTTTTTATATCAAGCGCTTCCCGTAAAAAATCGGCGTCGCTCAG encodes the following:
- a CDS encoding TetR/AcrR family transcriptional regulator, whose amino-acid sequence is MPKTFTDKEREYIKKRLMEEAQDCLRLYGIRKTSVDELVKRANIPKGTFYLFYDSKELLFYDVLCSVHDELHADLRRRLEALDEPVAADQVTELVLGLYKKIEASFLYKFITGGDLELLMRRLPPEVARAHAEKDDFSMEQLIAMAPGIKGDSIKKYSAAMRAIFLSMLHKHEIGEEVFEDALRLMIRGVVMQMFEEGAE
- the thiD gene encoding bifunctional hydroxymethylpyrimidine kinase/phosphomethylpyrimidine kinase, with product MRKVLTIAGSDSSGGAGIQADIKTITAHKMYAMSAITALTAQNTTGVYGIIEAPPEFIGKQLDCIFTDIYPDAVKIGMASGSDIIDVIAEKLRQYGAKNIVVDPVMVSTSGGKLISDAAIDSLVAKLLPIATVITPNIPEAEVLCGLKVKDEDDMIQAAELLAERFGGAILVKGGHRVNDAHDLLYENGNIHWYRSERVNNPNTHGTGCTLSSAIACNLADGKTLDESVRNAKDYLTGALKAMLDLGKGPGPVNHMYNLSSCINGIG
- a CDS encoding HAD family phosphatase, with translation MKIDGAIFDLDGTLLDSMFIWDTIGEEYLRSRGIEPHENLNEIFKSMSLYQAARYYQTEYGLTDSADAIMSGVNGMIRHYYTAEVLPKTGVTEFLAELKNRRVKMCIATATDRHLAEAALSRTGLLSYFGEIFTCGSVGHGKDRPDIFHAAHRSLQTPKNSTWVFEDALYAVRTAKSAGYHVVGVFDRSEPNIDEIRGLADLYIRSFEEMEGILNEEGFNDSRLRFQRRSRDSGRHQDHHGA
- the thiE gene encoding thiamine phosphate synthase — translated: MRCDKKSMLLYAVTDRRWVGRQTLCEQVECALKGGATCIQLREKELSDADFLREALDIKKLCRKYHVPFIVNDNVKVAIECGADGIHVGQHDMQAEDVREYAGENMILGVSVQTVEQAVLAEKNGADYLGVGAVFTTSTKPDADAVPRDMLKAICGAVSIPVVAIGGINRHNISQLSGTGVDGIALVSAIFGSEDIERECRNLRALSKEVMRT